One Aerosakkonema funiforme FACHB-1375 genomic region harbors:
- a CDS encoding succinate--CoA ligase subunit alpha, which yields MNVKPDSKVLIQGITEPLAAIHAAKMKAYGTNVVAGVSPGQGGQTIHDIPVFDLVEQALPITGSIDTSIIFTPPYLVLDAALEAIAANIRQLIIVTSGIPPLDIVYLLRIADANKTLVVGPNSMGIIVPGKILLGTHPSEFYTPGAVGLISRCGSLTCEVALQLSQAGFGQSIGVNIGSDAIVGSSLRHWLPVLNKDDNTKAIVLVGQMDGDSEETIAPFIAEEISKPVVTYIAGRYAPTVKRQRRASDLIVSQPVIEDEISTAEAKIAAFEKVKIPVAQRPSQIPELVKKALKK from the coding sequence ATGAATGTAAAGCCAGATAGTAAAGTCTTAATCCAAGGTATCACCGAACCGCTTGCTGCTATCCACGCGGCTAAGATGAAAGCTTACGGCACTAATGTCGTTGCTGGGGTAAGTCCGGGACAGGGGGGACAAACAATACACGATATCCCTGTGTTCGATTTGGTGGAACAAGCACTGCCAATAACTGGCTCGATCGACACTAGCATAATCTTCACTCCACCTTACTTGGTATTGGATGCGGCGCTAGAAGCGATCGCTGCTAATATTAGGCAACTGATTATCGTCACGAGCGGTATTCCACCTCTGGATATAGTTTATCTGCTGAGAATTGCCGATGCTAACAAAACTCTAGTTGTTGGCCCTAACAGTATGGGCATTATCGTACCGGGAAAAATTTTGTTGGGCACTCATCCTAGTGAATTTTACACTCCCGGTGCGGTGGGACTGATCAGCCGTTGCGGCAGTCTGACCTGCGAAGTTGCTTTGCAACTAAGCCAAGCGGGATTTGGACAATCGATCGGCGTTAATATTGGTAGTGATGCGATCGTTGGTTCTTCTCTTCGCCATTGGTTGCCAGTTTTAAATAAAGATGACAATACCAAAGCGATCGTTTTAGTAGGACAAATGGATGGCGATAGCGAAGAAACGATCGCTCCCTTTATTGCTGAGGAAATTAGTAAACCTGTAGTTACTTACATTGCCGGACGCTACGCACCAACAGTAAAACGACAGCGCCGCGCCAGCGATTTGATTGTTTCTCAGCCAGTTATAGAGGATGAAATTAGCACGGCAGAAGCAAAAATAGCTGCTTTTGAAAAAGTCAAAATTCCCGTAGCGCAGCGCCCTTCTCAGATTCCCGAATTGGTGAAGAAAGCGCTTAAAAAATAG